The Salvia miltiorrhiza cultivar Shanhuang (shh) chromosome 1, IMPLAD_Smil_shh, whole genome shotgun sequence genome has a window encoding:
- the LOC131016099 gene encoding CBL-interacting serine/threonine-protein kinase 3-like, whose translation MNQPKVKRMIGKYELGRTIGEGTFAKVKFAKNSETGQPVAIKILDKDKVLKHKMAEQIRREIATMKLIKHPHVVQLYEVMASKTKIFIVLEFVTGGELFDKIVNHGRMREDEARKYFQQLIHVVDYCHSRGVFHRDLKPENLLLDASGNLKVSDFGLSALSQQVRDDGLLHTACGTPNYVAPEVLNDRGYNGANADLWSCGVILFVLLAGYLPFDDSNVVNLYKKISSAEFTCPPWLSFDAMKLIARILEPDPHKRIRIPEILADEWFKKDYKPPVFDEKEDTSLDDVEAVFKDSEEFLVTEKKEQQPAAMNAFELISMSKGLNLGNLFDAEQGYKKETRFTSKSSANDIIKKIEQAAKPLGFDVQKKNYKMRLENSKAGRKGYLNVATEVFQVAPSLHMVEVRKAKGDTLEFHKFYKNLSTCLEDVVWKTEEDMQEMK comes from the exons ATGAATCAACCAAAAGTGAAGCGTATGATTGGGAAGTATGAGCTTGGGAGGACAATCGGGGAGGGTACGTTTGCGAAAGTGAAGTTCGCTAAAAATTCTGAAACGGGGCAGCCTGTGGCGATCAAGATTCTTGACAAAGATAAAGTTCTTAAGCACAAAATGGCTGAACAG ATTAGGCGAGAGATTGCAACGATGAAGTTGATAAAACATCCTCATGTTGTTCAGCTATATGAG GTGATGGCAAGCAAGACCAAGATATTCATTGTTTTGGAATTTGTCACCGGAGGAGAGCTCTTTGACAAAATT GTAAATCATGGAAGGATGCGAGAAGATGAAGCTAGAAAATATTTTCAACAACTTATTCATGTTGTTGACTATTGCCACAGTAGGGGGGTATTCCATAGAGATCTAAAG CCGGAAAACTTGCTATTGGATGCTTCCGGAAACCTCAAAGTTTCTGATTTCGGGTTGAGTGCTCTGTCCCAACAAGTCAGG GATGACGGTTTGCTGCATACTGCCTGTGGAACACCGAATTATGTTGCTCCAGAG GTACTTAACGATAGAGGATACAATGGAGCAAATGCAGACTTGTGGTCCTGTGGAGTCATACTTTTCGTATTGCTTGCAGGCTACTTGCCTTTTGATGATTCTAATGTTGTGAACCTATATAAAAAG ATATCTTCTGCTGAATTTACATGCCCTCCTTGGCTTTCCTTTGATGCCATGAAGTTGATTGCTCGAATCTTGGAGCCAGATCCTCATAAA CGAATTAGGATCCCCGAGATTTTGGCGGATGAGTGGTTCAAGAAAGATTACAAGCCCCCAGTATTTGACGAGAAAGAAGATACAAGTTTGGATGATGTGGAAGCCGTGTTTAAGGATTCTGAG GAATTTCTCGTGACGGAGAAAAAGGAGCAACAACCAGCTGCAATGAATGCCTTTGAGTTGATTTCCATGTCGAAAGGTCTCAATCTTGGGAATCTATTTGATGCAGAGCAG GGGTACAAGAAGGAAACTAGGTTCACATCTAAATCCTCAGCGAATGATATTATCAAAAAGATCGAACAAGCTGCAAAACCTCTTGGTTTTGAtgttcaaaagaaaaattacaaa ATGAGGCTTGAAAATTCAAAAGCGGGAAGAAAAGGCTACCTCAATGTAGCTACTGAG GTTTTTCAAGTCGCGCCTTCTTTGCACATGGTCGAGGTCAGAAAAGCAAAGGGAGATACTTTGGAATTCCACAAG TTCTATAAGAACCTCTCTACATGCCTTGAGGATGTAGTTTGGAAAACCGAAGAGGATATGCAAGAAATGAAGTAA